Proteins from a single region of Puntigrus tetrazona isolate hp1 chromosome 2, ASM1883169v1, whole genome shotgun sequence:
- the ptx3b gene encoding pentraxin-related protein PTX3 isoform X2, with protein sequence MLGQTNIHTSINIRMYVPGAMLALCLPCFLSGNVFGYEYGEDYSDSYYNEISNGERLQRATQIPCPPQDLSRWDKLFIMLEDSQMKHNMLMQQNEDMVKAEMESVRKELHKLNNNKACVQASENTCKCISEQMNRNLNQAMEQLREAADTYQAQNNETLQQLIQFSRNQATRLTKLDRSSLLGAGLGQVAMKSFSTYPKEQEASNADAGKLERALMATVADLQRVHAQLAFFQRATAHRFLPSGCEMALLFPMRSKHIFAEVTPSMSMFLNSFTICLWAKVTQSLNKTVLFSYGTKKNPQELQLLLARRSVLLTVGGETHLVEAHSVVADGQWGHFCAAWSSEEGLAALWVNGENVARVHGVAEDYVLPSNGFVLLGQERSRSGIYKDLDSSVAFTGKMTGVNMWDHVLEAGRIKEYANQDGSCDKIGNVIGWGVSEINPHGGSQYIN encoded by the exons ATGCTGGGGCAGACTAACATACACACCAGCATTAACATCAGAATGTATGTGCCCGGGGCCATGCTGGCCCTCTGCCTGCCCTGCTTTTTGAGTGGGAATGTGTTTGGTTATGAATATGGAGAGGATTACTCTGATTCCTACTATAATGAAATCTCCAATGGTGAACGTCTGCAAA gagctacACAAATTCCCTGTCCGCCTCAGGACCTCTCACGCTGGGACAAACTTTTCATCATGTTGGAGGACTCTCAAATGAAGCACAACATGCTTATGCAGCAGAATGAAGACATGGTAAAGGCAGAGATGGAATCTGTACGGAAGGAGCTCCATAAGcttaacaacaacaaagcatGCGTCCAAGCCTCAGAAAACACCTGTAAATGTATAAGTGAACAGATGAACCGAAATCTGAACCAAGCCATGGAGCAGCTCAGAGAAGCAGCAGATACGTATCAAGCCCAAAACAACGAAACACTGCAGCAGCTCATTCAGTTCAGCAGGAACCAGGCCACCCGTCTCACCAAACTGGATCGCAGCTCACTGCTGGGGGCCGGTCTGGGGCAAGTGGCCATGAAGTCCTTCTCCACTTATCCAAAAGAACAAGAAGCAAGCAATGCAGATGCAGGGAAGCTGGAGAGAGCACTTATGGCTACTGTTGCGGATCTCCAAAGGGTACATGCCCAGCTGGCCTTTTTCCAACGGGCAACGGCACACCGCTTTCTGCCCTCAG gctgTGAAATGGCTTTATTATTCCCAATGCGCTCCAAGCACATCTTCGCAGAGGTAACACCCTCCATGTCCATGTTCCTAAACTCGTTCACCATCTGTCTGTGGGCCAAAGTGACTCAGTCGCTAAATAAAACAGTGCTTTTCTCTTACGGAACCAAGAAAAACCCTCAAGAGCTCCAGCTTCTTTTGGCAAGACGCTCGGTGCTCCTCACAGTGGGTGGTGAGACCCATCTAGTGGAAGCTCACAGCGTAGTAGCAGATGGACAGTGGGGACACTTCTGTGCAGCTTGGAGCTCAGAGGAGGGGCTGGCCGCTTTATGGGTGAATGGAGAGAATGTTGCCAGAGTGCACGGAGTAGCCGAAGACTACGTATTGCCCAGTAATGGGTTCGTTCTGCTCGGGCAAGAGCGCAGCCGCTCGGGTATCTACAAAGACCTGGACTCATCGGTTGCGTTCACAGGAAAAATGACAGGAGTGAACATGTGGGATCACGTGCTGGAAGCAGGGAGGATTAAAGAGTATGCCAATCAAGACGGATCATGTGATAAGATTGGGAATGTGATTGGATGGGGTGTGTCAGAGATCAATCCACATGGTGGCTCTCAATATATCAACTGA
- the ccnl1b gene encoding cyclin-L1 isoform X4: MSLGVLSPHINTPPNNQGILIGDKVYSEVFLAIDSSTIPEERLSTTPSMLDGLDHETETDLRILGCELIQSAGILLRLPQVAMATGQVLFQRFFYSKSFIKHSFDIVAMACVNLASKIEESPRRVRDVINVFHHLRQGKGKKSTPLVLDQNYINTKNQIIKAERRVLKELGFCVHVKHPHKIIVMYLQVLECEKNQMLVQTA, encoded by the exons ATGTCTCTGGGTGTTTTATCTCCTCATATAAACACTCCACCAAACAACCAAGGCATACTTATCGGGGATAAAGTGTATTCGGAGGTGTTTCTGGCCATCGATAGCTCGACAATACCCGAGGAGAGACTCTCTACGACCCCGTCCATGCTGGATGGCCTCGACCATGAGACCGAGACAGATTTGCGGATTCTGGGCTGCGAACTCATCCAGTCTGCTGGGATTCTTTTGCGTCTGCCACAG GTGGCGATGGCGACCGGGCAAGTCCTTTTTCAACGATTCTTTTACTCGAAGTCCTTCATCAAGCACAGCTTCGAT ATCGTTGCCATGGCCTGCGTCAATTTGGCATCAAAGATAGAGGAATCGCCAAGAAGAGTGAGGGATGTGATCAACGTTTTCCATCACTTAAGACAAGGAAAAGGCAAAAA GAGCACCCCTCTTGTCCTTGATCAAAATTACATCAACACCAAGAACCAAATCATCAAAGCAGAGCGCCGTGTCCTTAAGGAGCTGGGCTTCTGTGTTCACGTCAAACATCCACACAAG ATTATAGTCATGTACCTGCAAGTTCTTGAGTGTGAGAAGAATCAGATGCTGGTTCAAACAGCAtg A
- the ptx3b gene encoding pentraxin-related protein PTX3 isoform X1, producing the protein MLGQTNIHTSINIRMYVPGAMLALCLPCFLSGNVFGYEYGEDYSDSYYNEISNGERLQTGATQIPCPPQDLSRWDKLFIMLEDSQMKHNMLMQQNEDMVKAEMESVRKELHKLNNNKACVQASENTCKCISEQMNRNLNQAMEQLREAADTYQAQNNETLQQLIQFSRNQATRLTKLDRSSLLGAGLGQVAMKSFSTYPKEQEASNADAGKLERALMATVADLQRVHAQLAFFQRATAHRFLPSGCEMALLFPMRSKHIFAEVTPSMSMFLNSFTICLWAKVTQSLNKTVLFSYGTKKNPQELQLLLARRSVLLTVGGETHLVEAHSVVADGQWGHFCAAWSSEEGLAALWVNGENVARVHGVAEDYVLPSNGFVLLGQERSRSGIYKDLDSSVAFTGKMTGVNMWDHVLEAGRIKEYANQDGSCDKIGNVIGWGVSEINPHGGSQYIN; encoded by the exons ATGCTGGGGCAGACTAACATACACACCAGCATTAACATCAGAATGTATGTGCCCGGGGCCATGCTGGCCCTCTGCCTGCCCTGCTTTTTGAGTGGGAATGTGTTTGGTTATGAATATGGAGAGGATTACTCTGATTCCTACTATAATGAAATCTCCAATGGTGAACGTCTGCAAA caggagctacACAAATTCCCTGTCCGCCTCAGGACCTCTCACGCTGGGACAAACTTTTCATCATGTTGGAGGACTCTCAAATGAAGCACAACATGCTTATGCAGCAGAATGAAGACATGGTAAAGGCAGAGATGGAATCTGTACGGAAGGAGCTCCATAAGcttaacaacaacaaagcatGCGTCCAAGCCTCAGAAAACACCTGTAAATGTATAAGTGAACAGATGAACCGAAATCTGAACCAAGCCATGGAGCAGCTCAGAGAAGCAGCAGATACGTATCAAGCCCAAAACAACGAAACACTGCAGCAGCTCATTCAGTTCAGCAGGAACCAGGCCACCCGTCTCACCAAACTGGATCGCAGCTCACTGCTGGGGGCCGGTCTGGGGCAAGTGGCCATGAAGTCCTTCTCCACTTATCCAAAAGAACAAGAAGCAAGCAATGCAGATGCAGGGAAGCTGGAGAGAGCACTTATGGCTACTGTTGCGGATCTCCAAAGGGTACATGCCCAGCTGGCCTTTTTCCAACGGGCAACGGCACACCGCTTTCTGCCCTCAG gctgTGAAATGGCTTTATTATTCCCAATGCGCTCCAAGCACATCTTCGCAGAGGTAACACCCTCCATGTCCATGTTCCTAAACTCGTTCACCATCTGTCTGTGGGCCAAAGTGACTCAGTCGCTAAATAAAACAGTGCTTTTCTCTTACGGAACCAAGAAAAACCCTCAAGAGCTCCAGCTTCTTTTGGCAAGACGCTCGGTGCTCCTCACAGTGGGTGGTGAGACCCATCTAGTGGAAGCTCACAGCGTAGTAGCAGATGGACAGTGGGGACACTTCTGTGCAGCTTGGAGCTCAGAGGAGGGGCTGGCCGCTTTATGGGTGAATGGAGAGAATGTTGCCAGAGTGCACGGAGTAGCCGAAGACTACGTATTGCCCAGTAATGGGTTCGTTCTGCTCGGGCAAGAGCGCAGCCGCTCGGGTATCTACAAAGACCTGGACTCATCGGTTGCGTTCACAGGAAAAATGACAGGAGTGAACATGTGGGATCACGTGCTGGAAGCAGGGAGGATTAAAGAGTATGCCAATCAAGACGGATCATGTGATAAGATTGGGAATGTGATTGGATGGGGTGTGTCAGAGATCAATCCACATGGTGGCTCTCAATATATCAACTGA
- the ccnl1b gene encoding cyclin-L1 isoform X1: MSLGVLSPHINTPPNNQGILIGDKVYSEVFLAIDSSTIPEERLSTTPSMLDGLDHETETDLRILGCELIQSAGILLRLPQVAMATGQVLFQRFFYSKSFIKHSFDIVAMACVNLASKIEESPRRVRDVINVFHHLRQGKGKKSTPLVLDQNYINTKNQIIKAERRVLKELGFCVHVKHPHKIIVMYLQVLECEKNQMLVQTAWNYMNDALRTNVFVRFEPETIACACIYLAARVLQIPLPSKPYWYLVFGVTKEDIKEICISTMKLYSREKADSEQLEKQVEKRKVALEEARLKAKGQNPSGTPAFAAIGGFSPASKPSSPREMKVEEKSPNSKLVKESENRQLFPKSPLNGSMKKEESKVFQNGKNHSRSRSRSCSPTRSPQRHRRSHSGTYSSQSSHSPSPRQHKGRRASPITQLRTERDKQSESNRHSGKRRRSRSRSRSNSRGPARDRDYVKHKHERGHHWDHRERDRDRSHDHGRSKHQSRSHSGHSRHRR; this comes from the exons ATGTCTCTGGGTGTTTTATCTCCTCATATAAACACTCCACCAAACAACCAAGGCATACTTATCGGGGATAAAGTGTATTCGGAGGTGTTTCTGGCCATCGATAGCTCGACAATACCCGAGGAGAGACTCTCTACGACCCCGTCCATGCTGGATGGCCTCGACCATGAGACCGAGACAGATTTGCGGATTCTGGGCTGCGAACTCATCCAGTCTGCTGGGATTCTTTTGCGTCTGCCACAG GTGGCGATGGCGACCGGGCAAGTCCTTTTTCAACGATTCTTTTACTCGAAGTCCTTCATCAAGCACAGCTTCGAT ATCGTTGCCATGGCCTGCGTCAATTTGGCATCAAAGATAGAGGAATCGCCAAGAAGAGTGAGGGATGTGATCAACGTTTTCCATCACTTAAGACAAGGAAAAGGCAAAAA GAGCACCCCTCTTGTCCTTGATCAAAATTACATCAACACCAAGAACCAAATCATCAAAGCAGAGCGCCGTGTCCTTAAGGAGCTGGGCTTCTGTGTTCACGTCAAACATCCACACAAG ATTATAGTCATGTACCTGCAAGTTCTTGAGTGTGAGAAGAATCAGATGCTGGTTCAAACAGCAtg GAACTATATGAATGATGCCCTCAGAACCAATGTGTTTGTGCGGTTTGAACCTGAGACCATTGCGTGTGCCTGCATTTATCTCGCTGCTCGAGTACTACAG aTTCCTCTTCCTTCCAAGCCCTACTGGTATCTTGTTTTCGGCGTTACTAAGGAGGACATCAAAGAAATATGTATCAGCACGATGAAGCTTTATTCTAGAGAAaag GCTGACAGCGAACAGCTTGAAAAACAGGTGGAAAAGAGGAAGGTGGCCCTGGAGGAGGCAAGACTAAAAGCCAAAGGACAGAATCCCAGTGGCACGCCAGCTTTCGCTGCCATTGGTGGATTTTCCCCAGCATCAAAACCCT CTTCTCCACGAGAAATGAAGGTGGAAGAAAAATCGCCGAACTCTAAACTAGTGAAGGAGTCTGAGAACAGGCAGTTGTTTCCAAAAAGCCCCTTAAATGG CAGCATGAAAAAGGAGGAAAGCAAAGTGTTTCAGAATGGCAAGAACCACAGCCGGTCTCGCTCACGATCTTGCTCGCCAACTCGTTCTCCGCAAAGACA TCGGAGGAGCCACTCAGGAACCTACAGCTCTCAGAGCAGCCACAGTCCATCACCACGGCAACACAAAGGTCGCAGAGCTTCTCCAATCACGCAGCTCAGGACGGAGCGAGACAAACAGAGCGAATCTAATCGGCACAGCGGCAAAAGAAGGCGATCACGGAGCCGCTCTCGCAGCAATTCCCGGGGGCCAGCTCGTGACCGTGACTACGTGAAACACAAGCATGAACGCGGCCACCACTGGGACCATCGTGAACGAGACCGTGACAGATCACACGATCACGGACGAAGCAAACACCAGAGCAGGTCACATTCTGGACACAGCAGACACAGGAGATGA
- the ccnl1b gene encoding cyclin-L1 isoform X2, which produces MSLGVLSPHINTPPNNQGILIGDKVYSEVFLAIDSSTIPEERLSTTPSMLDGLDHETETDLRILGCELIQSAGILLRLPQVAMATGQVLFQRFFYSKSFIKHSFDIVAMACVNLASKIEESPRRVRDVINVFHHLRQGKGKKSTPLVLDQNYINTKNQIIKAERRVLKELGFCVHVKHPHKIIVMYLQVLECEKNQMLVQTAWNYMNDALRTNVFVRFEPETIACACIYLAARVLQIPLPSKPYWYLVFGVTKEDIKEICISTMKLYSREKADSEQLEKQVEKRKVALEEARLKAKGQNPSGTPAFAAIGGFSPASKPSSPREMKVEEKSPNSKLVKESENRQLFPKSPLNGMKKEESKVFQNGKNHSRSRSRSCSPTRSPQRHRRSHSGTYSSQSSHSPSPRQHKGRRASPITQLRTERDKQSESNRHSGKRRRSRSRSRSNSRGPARDRDYVKHKHERGHHWDHRERDRDRSHDHGRSKHQSRSHSGHSRHRR; this is translated from the exons ATGTCTCTGGGTGTTTTATCTCCTCATATAAACACTCCACCAAACAACCAAGGCATACTTATCGGGGATAAAGTGTATTCGGAGGTGTTTCTGGCCATCGATAGCTCGACAATACCCGAGGAGAGACTCTCTACGACCCCGTCCATGCTGGATGGCCTCGACCATGAGACCGAGACAGATTTGCGGATTCTGGGCTGCGAACTCATCCAGTCTGCTGGGATTCTTTTGCGTCTGCCACAG GTGGCGATGGCGACCGGGCAAGTCCTTTTTCAACGATTCTTTTACTCGAAGTCCTTCATCAAGCACAGCTTCGAT ATCGTTGCCATGGCCTGCGTCAATTTGGCATCAAAGATAGAGGAATCGCCAAGAAGAGTGAGGGATGTGATCAACGTTTTCCATCACTTAAGACAAGGAAAAGGCAAAAA GAGCACCCCTCTTGTCCTTGATCAAAATTACATCAACACCAAGAACCAAATCATCAAAGCAGAGCGCCGTGTCCTTAAGGAGCTGGGCTTCTGTGTTCACGTCAAACATCCACACAAG ATTATAGTCATGTACCTGCAAGTTCTTGAGTGTGAGAAGAATCAGATGCTGGTTCAAACAGCAtg GAACTATATGAATGATGCCCTCAGAACCAATGTGTTTGTGCGGTTTGAACCTGAGACCATTGCGTGTGCCTGCATTTATCTCGCTGCTCGAGTACTACAG aTTCCTCTTCCTTCCAAGCCCTACTGGTATCTTGTTTTCGGCGTTACTAAGGAGGACATCAAAGAAATATGTATCAGCACGATGAAGCTTTATTCTAGAGAAaag GCTGACAGCGAACAGCTTGAAAAACAGGTGGAAAAGAGGAAGGTGGCCCTGGAGGAGGCAAGACTAAAAGCCAAAGGACAGAATCCCAGTGGCACGCCAGCTTTCGCTGCCATTGGTGGATTTTCCCCAGCATCAAAACCCT CTTCTCCACGAGAAATGAAGGTGGAAGAAAAATCGCCGAACTCTAAACTAGTGAAGGAGTCTGAGAACAGGCAGTTGTTTCCAAAAAGCCCCTTAAATGG CATGAAAAAGGAGGAAAGCAAAGTGTTTCAGAATGGCAAGAACCACAGCCGGTCTCGCTCACGATCTTGCTCGCCAACTCGTTCTCCGCAAAGACA TCGGAGGAGCCACTCAGGAACCTACAGCTCTCAGAGCAGCCACAGTCCATCACCACGGCAACACAAAGGTCGCAGAGCTTCTCCAATCACGCAGCTCAGGACGGAGCGAGACAAACAGAGCGAATCTAATCGGCACAGCGGCAAAAGAAGGCGATCACGGAGCCGCTCTCGCAGCAATTCCCGGGGGCCAGCTCGTGACCGTGACTACGTGAAACACAAGCATGAACGCGGCCACCACTGGGACCATCGTGAACGAGACCGTGACAGATCACACGATCACGGACGAAGCAAACACCAGAGCAGGTCACATTCTGGACACAGCAGACACAGGAGATGA
- the ccnl1b gene encoding cyclin-L1 isoform X3: protein MSLGVLSPHINTPPNNQGILIGDKVYSEVFLAIDSSTIPEERLSTTPSMLDGLDHETETDLRILGCELIQSAGILLRLPQVAMATGQVLFQRFFYSKSFIKHSFDIVAMACVNLASKIEESPRRVRDVINVFHHLRQGKGKKSTPLVLDQNYINTKNQIIKAERRVLKELGFCVHVKHPHKIIVMYLQVLECEKNQMLVQTAWVALGGKCHRKQLLRHKTQEPLPPHWLAFSRLPANPVRALSGGSLNGRPWFCWGVQDLLFFFSPHGA, encoded by the exons ATGTCTCTGGGTGTTTTATCTCCTCATATAAACACTCCACCAAACAACCAAGGCATACTTATCGGGGATAAAGTGTATTCGGAGGTGTTTCTGGCCATCGATAGCTCGACAATACCCGAGGAGAGACTCTCTACGACCCCGTCCATGCTGGATGGCCTCGACCATGAGACCGAGACAGATTTGCGGATTCTGGGCTGCGAACTCATCCAGTCTGCTGGGATTCTTTTGCGTCTGCCACAG GTGGCGATGGCGACCGGGCAAGTCCTTTTTCAACGATTCTTTTACTCGAAGTCCTTCATCAAGCACAGCTTCGAT ATCGTTGCCATGGCCTGCGTCAATTTGGCATCAAAGATAGAGGAATCGCCAAGAAGAGTGAGGGATGTGATCAACGTTTTCCATCACTTAAGACAAGGAAAAGGCAAAAA GAGCACCCCTCTTGTCCTTGATCAAAATTACATCAACACCAAGAACCAAATCATCAAAGCAGAGCGCCGTGTCCTTAAGGAGCTGGGCTTCTGTGTTCACGTCAAACATCCACACAAG ATTATAGTCATGTACCTGCAAGTTCTTGAGTGTGAGAAGAATCAGATGCTGGTTCAAACAGCAtg GGTAGCCCTTGGTGGTAAGTGTCACAGAAAACAACTCCTCAGGCACAAGACCCAGGAACCCCTCCCACCTCATTGGCTGGCCTTTTCGAGACTGCCAGCCAATCCAGTGAGAGCTCTCAGCGGAGGTTCTCTGAATGGAAGGCCTTGGTTTTGCTGGGGGGTCCaggatttgcttttttttttttcccctcacggAGCTTGA